DNA from Alphaproteobacteria bacterium SS10:
ATGGCACCGAAGGCGCGACCAAGGGCCAGCGCATCTTCGCGGTTCAGGCTCTCACCAACGATCCCGCGGATGTCGTATTCGCGCAGAATGGTTTGTTCAAATTGATGGGTATCAGCCATGGGTCATGGGCCCCTTTGATTATTGTTCTGTGACTGGCGCACCAACGGCTGGGCGCCCAACGGAGACATAATGGAAACCGGCCTCGGCCATCTCATCCGGCTTATAAATGTTGCGTAGATCGACGACGAGCGGTGTCTTCATGGCGGCCTTAAGGCGATCAAGCTGCAGCGCGCGGAATTCATTCCACTCAGTCACCAGCACCAGGCAATCGGCCCCCTCAAGCGCTTCGTAGGCGCCTTCGGCCCAGGTGACATCCTGGAAATGGGTTGCCGCCTCATCCATCCCAACAGGGTCGAACGCGGTGACCTTGCAGCCCGCCTCTTGCAGGGCTGGAATAATATCAAGGCTAGGCGCATCCCGCATGTCGTCGGTATTCGGCTTAAAGGTAACGCCGAGCACCGCGACATTGGCCCCTTTAGCCTTATCACCCAGCGCGGCGAGCACACGCTCAGCCATCGCGCGCTTGCGGCGATCATTAACCCGCACCACAGACTCAACGATGCGCACCGGGCTTTCGTAATCGGCAGCCGTCTTAACCAGCGCCAACGTATCCTTCGGGAAGCAAGAGCCGCCATAGCCAGGACCGGCATTCAGAAACTTCCGACCAATCCTGCCATCAAGGCCGATACCCCTGGCCACATCCTGCACGTTACCGCCTACCTTCTCGCAAAGGTCCGCCATCTCATTAATGAAGGTGATCTTGGTCGCGAGGAATGCGTTGGCGGCGTATTTGGTCAGTTCCGCCGTCTCCAGTGATGTCTGAAGGATCGGCGTCTCATTGAGGTAAAGCGGACGGTAAAGCGCTCGCATGACATCCAGTGCCGCTTCACTATCAGTGCCAATCACCACACGATCGGGGCGCATGAAGTCATTGATCGCTGAACCCTCACGCAGAAACTCAGGGTTTGAGCAAACGTCAAACTCGGCATCCGGGTTGGTTTCCCGGATGATGCGGGCAACCTCTCGGCTGGTCCCCACCGGCACCGTCGATTTGGTGACCACCACCGTATAGCCGTCAATCGCCTCGGCGATCTGTTTCGCCGCCTCATACACATAGGTCAGATCAGCATGGCCATCGCCGCGACGGCTGGGTGTGCCAACCGCAATAAAGACGGCATCCGCCGTGCTTACCGCCTCGGCCAGATCGGTGGTGAAGAACAAACGATCACCGGCCGCATTACCGCGCACCAGGGTGTCCAGGCCAGGCTCATAGATTGGGATCTCCCCCAACCGCAGGCGTTCGATCTTATTAGTGTCGAGGTCAACACAGGTGGTCTCGTGCCCGAACTCTGAGAAACAGGCACCGGAAACCAGGCCAACATAGCCAGTACCGATCATCGCGATACGCATGGCCCTACCCCTCCGCCATAAGCAGATCAGATGTCATGCGGCGCACATCCTCGGCCAAGTCTTCCCTCGCCAGGGCAAACGCCAAATTGGCCGCAACGAAACCAGCCTTGGTTCCGCAATCATAGCGGGTGCCGGTAAAGCGGAAGCCGTGGAATGGCATCGGGCCGATCAGCTTTGCCATGGCATCGGTAAGCTGGATTTCACCGCCTGCACCGGTCTCATGGCTCTCCAGCATCTTGAAAATTTCTGGCTGCAGAATATAGCGACCAATGATTGAGAGATTGGATGGCGCATCGGCGGGGTCTGGCTTCTCAACCAAGCCGGTCGCGCTGGCCAGGCGGCCATCATCCTGATCAACATCTAGAATGCCGTAGCGATTGACCTGGTCGCGCGGCACTTCCTCTACGGCCACCATGTTGCCACCGGTATCGGCATAAGCCTCAACCATCTGCTTCAGTGCAGGCTGATCACCGAGGATGACGTCATCGGGCAGGATAACCGCGAAGGGCTCATCACCAACGAAGTGGCGTGCGCACCAAACCGCATGCCCCAGGCCAAGCGGTACATGTTGGCGGAAGATTGCGAGGTCACCGGCGGTAATCTCTGTTGCCTTTGCGGCCTCAAGCTCGGCCGCCTTTTCGCGCCGCTCGAGAGTTTCATAGAGCTCCGCATGGGTATCGAAATGATCTTCGATCAGGGTTTTGCCCTGGCTCGTCACGAAGGCAAAGCTGGTGACGCCAGCGGCCCTCGCCTCCTCAACCGCATATTGGATCAGTGGCTTATCAACCAGGGCCAGCATCTCCTTGGGCATTACCTTGGTTGCTGGCAGAAACCGGGTTCCCAGGCCTGCTACCGGGAAAACCGCCTTACGCACCGGTCGTGTCATGAGAAGCTCTTTTAAGCGTGCTTGGTCGACCGGCATGGTCGCCGAATGGCGCCGGTCATCGACCCCTTAGTGATACCGCGCTGCGGTCCTGGCCACAACCGGGCTTAGTTCGCGACGGGTCGGAACTCCGCAAGCGGCGGTAGTCGGATTTGGTCGATCAGGCTGCGCACCTCTTGCCGGGCCGCCACATGGGACATGTTGAGGGCAATCTCACCATCCTCAATCAAATCGAGGAGGGTAAGCCCCTTCAGGTAGAGTTCCCGGAAGATCACCCGCTCACCAAAGCCGGGGGCCTGGCGGAAACCAATTCGCTGGCCCAGCCGCTCAAGGATCTGCGCAATATCGCGCTTATTGCGAGCATCAATATGGCCCAGGCGATTGCGCATAACGATCCAATCGATTGAACCCCGATCCCGCATGGCACGCCGCTTCCGTGTCTCCCAGACCAGTTCCGAGTAAACCGAGGGCCGGATCACGGCGAGGGTTTCCGGGTCCACCGTCGCCAGCAGATCCAGATCGATGAAGCTGTCATTCATCGGGGTAATCAGCGTATCCGCATAGGAATGGCCGTGGCGGCTTAGATAATTGTCAGAGCCCGGCGCATCGATGACCAACACATCATGATCCATGGCCAGTGCTTGGATGGTGTGATCAAGGGCGGAACGCTCCTCGGCTTCCATCGCCTCACGGGTATCAGCCTCAGATCGGAACACGGCGCGATGGGTTGGGCACGGCAGATCCCCACCAGTGGCATCACGTCGGGCAACCCGGCGCTCGAAATATCGGCTCAACGTGCCTTGGCGGGCATCAAGATCGATGGCACCGACCCGGTAGCCCTGGCGCAGTAGGCCAACGATTACATGCATGGCCGCCGTGGACTTACCAGAACCGCCCTTCTCATTGCCCAGGACAATGACATGGCAGCCGGCGACGCCGCCGCCGCCTTGATTGGGGTTGGTACGGGGATCAAAAGCAGGCGCTAAGCGCATAACAAACCACTAAATCCAAACAAAAAACGATCCTATCGCTGTGCCGCAAAGCAGGCGATCAAGGCAAGGATTAGCAGTGATATGTGGAGGAAATGAGACGCCGGGTATGGCTATCTCCCGTAACCATAACCCGGCTTCAGCGGCTGAAAGGCAGAGACAACCGCAATTTAGTCCCAATTAGAAACTCGTTCAGAAAATCGACCGTCCCCCAGAGGTGCCGTCGGTAGGGGGGATTGGGTTGGCACCTCTTTGGGGGTCGAGTCGGGCGATTTTTCCGAGTTTGGAGCCTGGGGGTTGGGGGTGATGGCCCGCAAAAGCTCGGATACGCCTGAAACGCCATCGTGATCGCTATGCGTTACACGACTTTGTTAAGCCGAATATGACAGTGACGATAGAAAGCGGGAAATAGTTTCTCAGAATTATCTAATCAACCAAAAAATGTTTTCCCGCTGGTAACCAGACATCCGGCACCCCCAATATCTAGTAGCCAGCAAGCGCGCAGACACAATTTATCCACCGAAATCTGCGAATCGTTGGATTTCTCGCTTCCGACTCGCTGATTTCCAATGCTACATGTTGTGCACACATGGCAGATAGCCACAAATTGTAGTGGGCCGAGCATAGGTTTTCGGCCACTTGGCGAGATTGAGGTGCCGCAATGGCCAGCATTCTAACCCCGCAAGATGTCGACCGTCTGATCGAGAGCTGTGTCGCCAGCTTGCCCGGCGAACCCAATGATCCCCTGCGTCTACATCAAGAGAGCGCAACCGAGCTTCTGATCGATGAGCTTGCTGCCGCCCTGAGCGCGCGGGTCGCCCCGGACCTGGTTACCCTGGAAGAGCGACTGGCCGCCGACCTTGAAGTTGAGCAGCTGCCACCATGGATGACCCGGTCGCGGGTGGTCTTGGTCATGCGTGACGCCGCACAAAACCCAGTGTTCCAAAAAGCCATGGAACGCCTGCCCGCCGCCCAGCGTTATCGTCTCTATGGTGATTGGGGTAAGCTTGCCGCTTCCCTCTATCGTGATTTCCCGGATGAGCAGATCGCCGGCAAGCCAGCGGTTGCCCTCAATCTCCTTGCTGGTCAGTCCAAGCCACTTCGTAAGGCATTGGGGCAAGCCCTCAGCATGGAACTCGAAGGGCGGCAGCGTCGTTCTTGGTTTGATGGCCTGCGCAGCATGGTGGCCAGCAGCCAACCAACAGCGCCCCGTCCGGCGGCTACACCGCGCCGCATCGGCACCGCAAAGCCTGCCGCCCAGCAAGCCGCCAATACGGCTGAGCAGCAACGCGCAGCGTTTGACCCAGAGGCCGGTATCCGCCGCCCATCTGGCACCCCCCGCCTTGGCCGAAACAGCAAGAAGGCTGCTGCACAGCCAGCCAAGCGCGTCGCAATGGCTCGCACCACCGCAAAACCACAGCAGCGCCTCGCGCCACCAGTGCAAGCGGCTGCGCCAGCCAAGCCAGCCCCACAGGTTGCACCGCAAGCGAAGCCAGCCAAGGCACCGGCAATGCCAACCCGTCTTGCCAGCGATAAACCACAGCTGGTCCAGCCAGTTCGGGCCAGCCAGCCCGTGGCGATGCAGAAGCCGCGCCCAGCAGCCGCTGCCACGGCCAAGCCTGTTCCTGCCAAACAGAAGAAGCGTGGCCTCCGCGCCTTTGAGGCGGGCATCGCCGATCAGTTTGAAGCCCGAGGTCTGGCACCAATCGCCGTCACCGCCGCTGCCACCGCAGCCATTGTGATGGCAGAGCGGGTGCAGAATGGCGACGCGCCCGACTTCTATGAAGTTGAGTATGAGGTCATGGCCCGCGCCGGTGAGGCCGTTGCACCTGGTGCTGTGCGCACCTGGACCTTGCATGCCTTTATGGAGTGCATGCGCGACGATTGGTTCCGTGAGCTGTTCCATGCCCTGCCAAGCCAGGCGCGTGCTGAGACCGTCTGGGTTTGGGCCAAAGCTGCCGCCGAATGGTTCGATGTACCCGCCAAGCTGCGTGAATTCTGGGTCCGCTCCCTCTCCGGTGGTGATCCCGTCTTGGCCGCTGCTGCCGCTCGCGCATTTGCTGCAAAGACACCACAGCTACCAACCCGTCCGGTTGCCCCACCGCTGGCCCCAACCCCGCCAGCTGCCGTGATGCACAGCCAGCAAGCAAAGCCAGTTGAGGGACCCAAGGCGCCACCAACGCGGGTTAGCGATGCCGGTGTGATCGGCTACCAAACCAACTCACTGCCCGCCGCCGCCGTTCAGACGGCACCAGCGACGGTAGAGCAGGCACCACTCCCGGCCGCAGCCATGCAGTTGATTGAGCAGCAGGCCAATGCCGTGTCTGTTACGCCAACCGCACCAACAATGCCGGTGGCCGCCAGCATGCAAGAGCCTGAAGCCCCACAACAACCTGTGGAGCCCATGGAAGCTGAGGCGTTGCCACAGCCACCGCAAAGCATTGCCAGCACGGCAGATCACCAGCCACAGCCAACCTTCCGGCCACCGCTAACCGCGGCCTCTGGCGCGGTGCGTGCACGCCCTGCCCTCACCGGCATGGCACAGTCCCCATCAGTGGATACAGCACCGCAGCCGGTTCCAGCCTCGGCCATGTCACGGCCAACGGTGCCGACACCGCCATCGGTTACGGCACAGCCATTGATTGAGCGGCAAACGCCGCGCGCTGAGATGCGTGAAGAGCCACGGCAAGAGATGCCAACGCCGCAAGCGATGGCGCAACCGCAGGCAAGCCCGCTGCCTAAGCGGACCCCGCGTGCGCCACTTCGCACAAACCCATCCAGCACCACCGGTGCCTTGGGTTCGGCGGAAATCTATTACGGTGCGCCGGGTTCGGCCGGGTCCCCACAGGTGCCACGCGATTTGGCGCAAATGGAGACAATTGGCAGCGGTGACTGATCCGACCTTAGGACCTTGTTTGCACAAGAGATAATGGTCAATTGCGTTGCCTTGTCACAAAAGCTTCTTA
Protein-coding regions in this window:
- a CDS encoding AAA family ATPase, whose amino-acid sequence is MRLAPAFDPRTNPNQGGGGVAGCHVIVLGNEKGGSGKSTAAMHVIVGLLRQGYRVGAIDLDARQGTLSRYFERRVARRDATGGDLPCPTHRAVFRSEADTREAMEAEERSALDHTIQALAMDHDVLVIDAPGSDNYLSRHGHSYADTLITPMNDSFIDLDLLATVDPETLAVIRPSVYSELVWETRKRRAMRDRGSIDWIVMRNRLGHIDARNKRDIAQILERLGQRIGFRQAPGFGERVIFRELYLKGLTLLDLIEDGEIALNMSHVAARQEVRSLIDQIRLPPLAEFRPVAN
- a CDS encoding UDP-glucose/GDP-mannose dehydrogenase family protein; the encoded protein is MRIAMIGTGYVGLVSGACFSEFGHETTCVDLDTNKIERLRLGEIPIYEPGLDTLVRGNAAGDRLFFTTDLAEAVSTADAVFIAVGTPSRRGDGHADLTYVYEAAKQIAEAIDGYTVVVTKSTVPVGTSREVARIIRETNPDAEFDVCSNPEFLREGSAINDFMRPDRVVIGTDSEAALDVMRALYRPLYLNETPILQTSLETAELTKYAANAFLATKITFINEMADLCEKVGGNVQDVARGIGLDGRIGRKFLNAGPGYGGSCFPKDTLALVKTAADYESPVRIVESVVRVNDRRKRAMAERVLAALGDKAKGANVAVLGVTFKPNTDDMRDAPSLDIIPALQEAGCKVTAFDPVGMDEAATHFQDVTWAEGAYEALEGADCLVLVTEWNEFRALQLDRLKAAMKTPLVVDLRNIYKPDEMAEAGFHYVSVGRPAVGAPVTEQ
- the galU gene encoding UTP--glucose-1-phosphate uridylyltransferase GalU, whose product is MTRPVRKAVFPVAGLGTRFLPATKVMPKEMLALVDKPLIQYAVEEARAAGVTSFAFVTSQGKTLIEDHFDTHAELYETLERREKAAELEAAKATEITAGDLAIFRQHVPLGLGHAVWCARHFVGDEPFAVILPDDVILGDQPALKQMVEAYADTGGNMVAVEEVPRDQVNRYGILDVDQDDGRLASATGLVEKPDPADAPSNLSIIGRYILQPEIFKMLESHETGAGGEIQLTDAMAKLIGPMPFHGFRFTGTRYDCGTKAGFVAANLAFALAREDLAEDVRRMTSDLLMAEG